From a single Macadamia integrifolia cultivar HAES 741 unplaced genomic scaffold, SCU_Mint_v3 scaffold_123A, whole genome shotgun sequence genomic region:
- the LOC122070823 gene encoding disease resistance protein RPV1-like, with product MHDQLRDLGREIVREENFDEPWKRSRIWSQEEALDVLKTNVGKGKVEGLNIDFKDISRSQCLENEGFAEMNKLRLLRVDDAIFAKNFTHPFSQLKWLSWMGSPMQFTLRNFDPRKLVVLNLSYSEITEDWLGWKHIKVAENLKVLDLTSCKQLSRTPDLSENRLLEILILAGCYRLIHIDESVGLLKKLRVLDTSGCFQIESSPMVYLSNLTNLEIFSFKTSGTPEEVSSFIEKFTKVRALKFYCRSFSDLPAAISVLTCVESLSLQCLGLRCISILPSSLNSLKITYCHNLTEIPGVNELGSLKTLEVVQCCSLERLPYLSNCKKLKHLRVLACESLIEIPRVDNLDSLEELNISECIWLGTLPDLSNLKKLKTLIAYSCVILSEIPGLNGLEESLEQLDISWCESLVRLPDLSKFKKLKKLKAILDEEHTKILGIHGLKCLEEKRHPEQTLPEEGLFFKMQIRKYKRILDAVESNRKQRKIKEGWWRSLCRQFRESIK from the exons ATGCACGATCAGCTCAGGGATCTTGGAAGGGAAATCGTTCgtgaagaaaattttgatgaGCCATGGAAGCGTAGTAGGATATGGTCTCAAGAGGAAGCATTGGATGTATTAAAAACAAATGTG ggaaaaggaaaagttgAAGGACTCAATATTGACTTCAAAGATATATCAAGGAGCCAATGTCTGGAGAATGAAGGGTTTGCTGAAATGAACAAATTAAGGTTACTTCGAGTTGATGATGCAATATTTGCTAAAAACTTCACGCATCCATTTTCACAACTGAAATGGCTTAGTTGGATGGGAAGCCCTATGCAATTTACACTAAGAAATTTTGATCCAAGGAAACTGGTTGTCCTTAATCTGTCATACAGTGAGATTACAGAAGACTGGTTGGGTTGGAAACACATCAAG GTGGCAGAAAATCTAAAAGTTCTAGATCTCACATCGTGTAAACAATTATCAAGAACACCTGACCTTTCAGAAAATCGactcttggagatattgattctTGCAGGCTGTTATCGTTTGATCCACATTGATGAATCCGTCGGTCTTCTGAAGAAGTTAAGAGTTTTGGATACTTCTGGATGCTTTCAGATTGAATCATCCCCAATGGTTTATCTCTCAAACCTGACAAATTTAGAGATATTCAGCTTTAAAACCAGTGGGACTCCGGAGGAGGTGTCAAGTTTTATTGAGAAATTTACGAAAGTGAGAGCTTTGAAGTTTTACTGTCGTAGTTTCAGCGACCTACCAGCTGCTATTAGTGTTCTTACTTGTGTTGAGTCTCTCAGTTTACAATGTCTAGGACTTCGGTGCATCTCAATTCTTCCCTCAAGTTTAAACAGCCTAAAGATTACCTACTGCCATAATCTAACCGAGATTCCAGGTGTCAATGAATTGGGATCGTTGAAAACCTTGGAAGTTGTACAGTGCTGTTCTTTGGAGAGATTACCATATCTATCAAATTGTAAAAAATTGAAGCACCTGAGAGTTTTAGCCTGCGAGAGCCTAATCGAGATTCCACGAGTGGACAACTTGGATTCCTTGGAAGAATTAAATATTAGTGAATGCATATGGTTGGGAACATTACCAGATTtgtcaaatttgaaaaaattgaagACCTTAATCGCTTATTCCTGCGTTATTTTATCCGAGATTCCAGGTCTCAATGGATTGGAGGAATCCTTGGAACAATTGGATATTAGTTGGTGCGAGTCTTTGGTCAGATTACCAGATTTGTCAAAATTtaagaagttgaagaagctgAAGGCTATACTTGATGAGGAACATACCAAGATTCTAGGCATCCACGGATTGAAATGCTTGGAAGAAAAACGCCATCCTGAACAGACATTACCAGAAGAAGGTTTATTCTTCAAAATGCAAATAAGAAAGTATAAACGCATTCTGGACGCAGTAGAGTCGAATAGGAAACAGAGAAAGATAAAGGAGGGGTGGTGGCGAAGTCTCTGCCGTCAGTTCAGAGAATCCATTAAATAA
- the LOC122070827 gene encoding disease resistance protein Roq1-like, with amino-acid sequence MGSASAHYNEIRSQLPCQCGKPNDVAIGALGGQKPDFIMTCTNAGFASSSSSLSSSGSSYEVFLSFHGKDTRTSFTDLLYIALVNAGIHTFRDNDELTMGKKIESELMAAIEQSRISIIIFSENYDSSKWCLKELTKIFECKNTKGQLVLPIFYNIEPTAVRNQIGSYAEAFKRHQTCFDETTVQKWKEALREVGSLKGWDSTNTVDGYEGKLIILVVATVWSTLNDKTSSIFSENLVGIESHMENMLSLLNIESDGRKIVGINGLGGIGKTTIAKALYDRIFLHFQGWSFIKNVRETAQRHNGLTSLQNQLCCDILKWKRQNNEEVDHQQLDWMKKKIQNNKVLIVLDDVDQNIQVDTLLGDRRWLGSGSRIIITTRDKAILITQEVDGIYEPKEMDSYQSLKLFSLHAFRKVQPPKEYLELSKAMVEIVGGLPLALQVVGSSLFCLGKSVWEGTLEKLQDIPNKEVSDNN; translated from the exons atggggtcggcttcTGCCCACTACAATGAGATAAGGAGCCAACTTCCATG tcaaTGTGGAAAACCAAATGATGTTGCCATTGGAGCTCTAGGTGGTCAGAAACCTGATTTCATCA TGACATGCACCAATGCTGGTTttgcctcttcttcttcgtcgttATCCTCTTCGGGTTCGAGCtatgaagtgttcttgagctttcatGGAAAAGACACTCGTACTAGCTTTACCGATCTCCTCTACATCGCCTTGGTTAATGCTGGGATTCATACTTTTAGGGACAACGATGAACTCacaatggggaagaagattgaGTCGGAGTTAATGGCTGCGATCGAGCAGTCGAGAATCTCTATCATCATCTTCTCAGAGAATTACGACTCGAGCAAATGGTGTCTCAAAGAGCTCACTAAGATCTTTGAGTGCAAAAACACAAAAGGTCAGTTGGTTCTTCCCATTTTCTACAATATCGAACCCACGGCGGTGCGGAACCAGATCGGGAGCTATGCAGAGGCCTTCAAGAGACACCAGACATGTTTCGATGAAACGACCGTGCAGAAATGGAAAGAGGCTCTGAGAGAGGTTGGATCATTGAAGGGATGGGATTCTACGAACACTGTTGACGG ATACGAAGGAAAGTTAATAATATTAGTTGTTGCAACAGTTTGGAGTACATTGAACGACAAGACATCCTCAATTTTTTCTGAGAACCTAGTCGGAATCGAATCTCATATGGAAAATATGTTGAGTCTATTAAACATTGAATCTGACGGTAGAAAAATTGTGGGGATCAATGGCCTTGGAGGCATTGGCAAGACAACAATTGCCAAAGCCTTGTATGATAGAATATTTCTTCACTTTCAAggatggagctttattaaaaaTGTCCGAGAAACTGCTCAACGTCATAATGGACTTACCAGTCTACAAAATCAGCTTTGTTGTGATATCCTAAAATGGAAAAGACAAAACAATGAGGAGGTTGATCATCAACAACTTGATTGGAtgaaaaaaaagattcaaaataaTAAGGTTCTTATTGTTCTCGATGATGTGGATCAAAACATTCAAGTAGATACATTACTTGGGGACCGTAGGTGGTTGGGTAGTGGAAGTAGGATCATTATCACAACCAGAGATAAGGCTATCTTAATTACTCAAGAAGTAGATGGGATTTATGAGCCTAAAGAAATGGACTCATATCAATCTCTTAAACTTTTTAGCCTTCATGCTTTTAGAAAGGTCCAACCTCCGAAAGAATATCTAGAACTCTCAAAAGCTATGGTGGAAATTGTTGGAGGACTACCCTTGGCTCTCCAAGTTGTAGGTTcatctttattttgtttgggaaaaTCAGTATGGGAAGGCACATTGGAGAAGTTGCAAGATATTCCTAATAAAGAG GTCTCTGATAATAATTAG